In Leptolyngbya sp. NIES-2104, the genomic window CTGAACTCGATAGTTATCATCTGCTCCACGCCACTCGTGCTGACTTACTGCGGCGGATCGGCGCATTTCAGGAAGCAACTCAGAGCTACAGACGGGCACTAGAACGAGTCACAAATGACAGTGAGCGTCGATTTCTAGAGCGTCGGTTGAGCGAAGTTCAGCCTTAACATTCGAGATGTCTCATTTCTTTAACGATGGTGAACTTGCAACTTAACAAAAGGCAAAAGTAACCAAGTTGATTTAGTCCAAATGTATTGCTATGATGCGATCGCTTTGCAGCTTTCTAACACGATTGGGACTCACCGACAGCAAGATTTACAACAATGGATTGATGCTGCTGAACTATCGATTGAAACATTGAGAAGAAATGGAGAACTCGCGATCAATGCGAATTACCGCTTCAGCAATCTCGCTCAACGTTGATGATGTCACCGCATCCGCTACATTCATCAAGCAACATTTTGGCTTCAAGGAAGAGATGTCAGCCGAGGGTTTTGTATCCCTCTCTCGACCCGATGCAGGATTTATTTTTCAATGAACAGCATCCGCAATCAGAATCCTATGTGCAAATTGTCCATGAGAACGCTGGAATCGGGCTATCATATTCGCTTTGCTTGTGCTGAAGAACTACCCCTGCTGTCTCACATCGAACGGTCAGCCGCTCGGCTATTTTTGGATACGCCCTACGCCTTTTTGGTGAATGCCGCTCCACTGCCACTCGACTTTGTGCAGCAACAATTTCAAGCAGGACAGGTCTGGGTTGCTGTGGATCGGCATGAGGTCATAGTTGGATATGCGATCACGTGTGAAGTGGATAACACACTCTACCTGCAACAAATCGATGTTGCTCCCGAATACGGTCGTAAAGGGATTGGCTCTACCTTGGTCGGTACGATTTGTACTTGGGCAAAACAGCAGGGCTATCGAATCGTATCGTTATCCACCTTTCGAGATATTCCCTGGAATGCTCCTTTCTATTCAAAACTGGGGTTTCATCCTGTTGATGAAGCTGAACTGTCCCTTGGTTTTCAGCAGATTAGGCGCAAAGAGTTGGAAGCTGGATTGCCAACAGTCGATCGAGTCATTATGAATTGTGTGCTTCAGCAGTCCTTAGAATTATCCTAAACATAGTTATAAAGGAGGTTTAGACATGAAACCCCGCATTACAGTCATCACCCTCGGAGTTGACGATCTAGAGCGATCGCTCCGCTTTTATCGGGATGGTTTAGGCTTAAAGACCGAGGGCATCATTGGCACTGAATTCGAGCATGGTGCTGTCGTATTTTTTGACCTAGCTACAGGACTTAAACTGGCTCTCTATCCTCGTCAGAGCTTGGCTCATGATGCGAAACTTCCCCTTGGGCAACCCAGTGCTACTGAACTATCGATCGGGCACAATGTCACATCCAAGCAGGAGGTCGATGATGT contains:
- a CDS encoding GNAT family N-acetyltransferase, coding for MRTLESGYHIRFACAEELPLLSHIERSAARLFLDTPYAFLVNAAPLPLDFVQQQFQAGQVWVAVDRHEVIVGYAITCEVDNTLYLQQIDVAPEYGRKGIGSTLVGTICTWAKQQGYRIVSLSTFRDIPWNAPFYSKLGFHPVDEAELSLGFQQIRRKELEAGLPTVDRVIMNCVLQQSLELS
- a CDS encoding VOC family protein, with product MKPRITVITLGVDDLERSLRFYRDGLGLKTEGIIGTEFEHGAVVFFDLATGLKLALYPRQSLAHDAKLPLGQPSATELSIGHNVTSKQEVDDVIAQAHNCGATIVKPAQDTFWGGYGGYFLDPDQHLWEIVWNPQWSVAIET